A genomic stretch from Scheffersomyces stipitis CBS 6054 chromosome 6, complete sequence includes:
- the ACD99 gene encoding acetyl-coenzyme-A dehydrogenase (go_function oxidoreductase activity~go_process electron transport) → MSAKDDIPAIFLDKISPRGLEAIEKTKRFVEDYCLPADDIYFKQIKTDPAVRWKYTPEITEKLKKKAKELGLWNMFLSKHYKEGPQFTNLEYGLMAEYLGKSFVAPEATNTAAPDTGNMELFAKYGTPYQKEKWLKPLLNGEIRSAFLMTEKGVSSSNALNISTSAIKNAQGNYVLNGVKWFASGAGDPRCSVWLVMCKTTDDSSKPYFNHSVLILDPKVAIASGKARVVRPLHVIGYDDAPHGHCEIEFTNYEVSAEEMKNTILAGVGRGFELIQSRLGPGRIHHCMRSIGSGEFALLKTAHRANNRIIFGKPLANRESFITAFAQHKIDIQKCRLLVLNAAHKIDITNAKGAQKEIAMAKIETPRTVCKIIDWGMQMFGAEGLSQDTELARIYAMTRILRIADGPDEAHLNQLGRNEAKKFNEADAFFATYEASRARLEKL, encoded by the coding sequence ATGTCCGCCAAAGACGATATCCCTGCCATtttcttggacaagatctCTCCCAGAGGTCTTGAGGCCATTGAGAAGACCAAACGTTTCGTGGAAGACTACTGTTTGCCAGCTGACGATATCTACTTCAAGCAGATCAAGACCGATCCCGCAGTTAGATGGAAATATACTCCCGAAATCACggaaaagttgaagaagaaagcaaagGAACTCGGGCTCTGGAACATGTTCTTGTCTAAGCACTACAAGGAAGGACCCCAGTTCACTAACTTGGAGTACGGGTTGATGGCTGAGTACTTGGGCAAATCCTTTGTTGCTCCAGAGGCTACCAACACTGCAGCTCCAGATACCGGAAACATGGAACTTTTTGCCAAATACGGAACTCCATACCAAAAGGAGAAGTGGCTCAAGCCATTGTTGAACGGAGAAATCAGATCAGCTTTCTTGATGACAGAGAAGGGtgtttcttcatcgaaTGCCTTGAACATTTCGACTAGTGCCATTAAGAACGCCCAAGGCAACTACGTTCTTAACGGTGTCAAGTGGTTTGcttctggagctggagATCCCAGATGTTCAGTCTGGCTTGTCATGTGTAAAACCACCGACGACTCCAGCAAGCCATACTTCAACCATTCTGTCTTGATTTTAGATCCCAAAGTCGCTATTGCTTCTGGAAAAGCCAGGGTGGTCAGACCTTTGCATGTGATTGGGTACGACGATGCGCCCCATGGCCATTGTGAAATCGAGTTCACCAACTACGAGGTTTCagctgaagaaatgaagaacaCCATTCTTGCTGGTGTTGGCCGTGGTTTTGAGCTCATCCAGTCCCGTTTGGGACCAGGCAGAATCCATCACTGTATGAGACTGATTGGTTCTGGCGAGTTTGCTTTGCTCAAGACAGCACACAGAGCCAACAACAGAATCATCTTTGGCAAGCCCTTGGCCAATAGAGAGTCCTTTATCACAGCTTTTGCTCAACATAAGATCGACATTCAGAAGTGTCGtttgttggtgttgaacGCGGCCCACAAGATTGACATCACCAATGCCAAGGGTGCCCAGAAGGAAATTGCCATGGCAAAGATCGAGACTCCAAGGACAGTGTGCAAGATCATAGATTGGGGCATGCAAATGTTTGGTGCCGAAGGGTTATCTCAAGACACTGAGCTTGCCAGAATTTATGCCATGACCAGAATATTGAGAATTGCCGACGGTCCAGATGAAGCTCATTTGAACCAGTTAGGTAGAAACgaagcaaagaaattcaacGAGGCTGATGCCTTCTTTGCTACCTATGAGGCAAGCAGAGCCAGATTGGAAAAATTGTAG
- a CDS encoding predicted protein (go_component nucleus; small nucleolar ribonucleoprotein complex), whose product MEKDALAPNVEDLYLESYAFTTAAAIVGSVDRKIFVLLRDGRNLFGILRTFDQFANLVLQDTVERIYLDNDKKQPEPQEDGSIEQKRFGQAYRGIFMVRGENVVMMGELDIDREDDHLAELQQIPFEEAEKELEKSHAETIRNEKTRSKQFLAKGLINDFVKSDLY is encoded by the coding sequence ATGGAGAAAGACGCTTTGGCTCCCAACGTCGAAGACTTGTATTTGGAGTCGTATGCCTTCACCACCGCCGCCGCCATTGTAGGCTCGGTAGACCGAAAGATATTTGTGTTGTTGAGAGATGGCAGAAACCTCTTCGGCATTTTGCGGACTTTTGACCAATTTGCCAACTTGGTCTTGCAAGACACTGTAGAGAGAATATACTTGGATAACGACAAAAAACAGCCCGAGCCACAAGAAGACGGCTCCATAGAGCAGAAGCGCTTTGGTCAAGCCTACAGAGGCATTTTCATGGTCAGAGGCGAAAACGTAGTCATGATGGGAGAACTTGATATCGATAGAGAAGATGACCATTTGGCAGAATTGCAGCAGATtccatttgaagaagccgaaaaggagttggaaaagtccCACGCTGAAACAATCCGTAACGAGAAAACCAGATCTAAGCAGTTTTTGGCTAAGGGGCTCATCAACGACTTTGTCAAGTCGGACTTGTACTGA
- the GCD14 gene encoding translational repressor of GCN4 — MSFYQYKDTIEEGDLVFAFISRGTIKPIVITRDQQLNTRYGHYEHNDMIGMKYGQQMAGARGYGFIHLLHPTPEMWTLSLPHRTQIVYTSDSSYIMQRLNVVAGTRVIEAGTGSASFTHSFARTVAAEGRLFTYEFHEPRYNEAKRELEEHNMTGNTLITHRDVCNDGFELDNIPENFQHDGGINGDVIFLDLPSPWTAIPHLNSVISQTSRVGICCFSPCIEQVDKTVKALQDEGWTEIEMVEVAGRRWEARKDMVKDIKDVVKRLKDIQSRKNQGIENRRHAKVKSGEKRDHDQVDSGDNGSDSDKKFQNLGKGFNPFGKGIRVREGDDGFEWRNVTKVEGEVKSHTSYLTFAYKIPVPS; from the coding sequence ATGTCCTTCTATCAGTACAAGGATACCATCGAGGAAGGCGACTTGGTGTTTGCCTTTATCAGCCGAGGCACCATCAAACCTATAGTTATCACCAGAGATCAGCAGTTGAACACTAGATATGGTCATTACGAACACAACGACATGATAGGCATGAAATACGGACAACAGATGGCAGGAGCCCGTGGATATGGTTTTATTCACTTGTTACATCCCACTCCGGAAATGTGGACTCTTTCTTTGCCACACAGAACCCAAATCGTGTACACTCTGGATTCGTCATATATTATGCAAAGATTGAACGTTGTAGCTGGAACAAGAGTCATTGAGGCTGGGACCGGTTCAGCTTCGTTCACCCATTCATTTGCCAGGACTGTAGCTGCTGAAGGGCGACTTTTCACTTATGAGTTCCACGAGCCTCGTTACAACGAAGCTAAAcgagaattggaagagCACAATATGACTGGGAACACCTTGATAACCCATAGAGATGTGTGTAATGACGGATTTGAGTTAGACAATATTCCTGAGAATTTCCAGCACGATGGAGGTATCAACGGCGATGTGATTTTCCTCGACTTGCCCTCGCCATGGACTGCCATTCCTCATCTCAACTCAGTAATTTCACAGACATCTCGTGTAGGCATCTGCTGTTTCTCTCCATGTATAGAGCAGGTTGACAAAACAGTCAAGGCCTTGCAAGATGAGGGCTGGACCGAAATCGAGATGGTGGAAGTGgctggaagaagatgggAAGCCAGAAAGGATATGGTCAAAGACATCAAAGATGTAGTTAAGAGATTGAAGGATATCCAGTCAAGAAAAAACCAAGGCATAGAAAACAGAAGACACGCCAAAGTCAAATCGGGCGAGAAGAGAGATCATGATCAAGTGGATAGCGGTGACAATGGGAGCGACTCTGACAAGAAGTTTCAGAACTTGGGCAAAGGCTTCAATCCATTTGGAAAGGGGATCCGTGTCAGAGAAGGAGATGATGGGTTTGAGTGGAGAAACGTCACCAAGGTCGAGGGTGAGGTCAAGAGCCATACGTCGTACTTGACGTTCGCATATAAGATTCCTGTTCCTTCTTAG
- the ARP2 gene encoding endocytosis and membrane growth and polarity (go_component actin cytoskeleton~go_function structural constituent of cytoskeleton) translates to MSQVPIVLDQGTGFVKIGRAGTNFPDHTFPSIVGRPILRAEERNSLVPSNIEIKDIMCGSEASEVRSLLQISYPMENGIIKNWEDMEHLWDYAFYERLKIPTEGQKILLTEPPMNPLKNRETMCDVMFEKYQFGGVYVAIQAVLALYAQGLSSGVVVDSGDGVTHIVPVYESVVLNHLTRRLDVAGRDVTRNLINLLLRRGYAFNRTADFETVRQIKEKLCYVSYDLALDTKLSSETTTLVDSYELPDGRVIKVGSERFEAPECLFQPHLVDVEQPGVGETLFNTIQSADVDVRSSLFKAIVLSGGSSMYPGLPSRLEKELKQLWLTKVLKGDATRLSKFKVRIEDPPRRRHMVFIGGAVLANIMADKDHMWISKQEWEEQGPRILEKLGPR, encoded by the exons ATGAGCCAAGTACCAATAG TCCTCGATCAGGGTACTGGTTTCGTCAAAATCGGAAGAGCAGGAACAAACTTCCCTGACCATACATTTCCCTCCATTGTTGGAAGACCGATATTGAGAGCAGAGGAGAGAAACTCACTCGTCCCCAGTAATATCGAGATCAAAGACATAATGTGCGGCTCTGAAGCTTCGGAAGTCAGATCATTGTTACAGATCAGCTACCCCATGGAAAACGgaatcatcaagaactgggAAGACATGGAGCACTTATGGGATTATGCATTTTACGAGAGATTGAAGATACCCACCGAGGGtcagaagatcttgttgactGAACCACCCATGAATccattgaagaacagagaAACCATGTGTGATGTCATGTTTGAGAAGTATCAATTTGGTGGTGTCTATGTAGCCATTCAGGCCGTTTTGGCATTGTATGCCCAAGGCTTGAGTTCTGGTGTTGTAGTTGATTCTGGAGACGGTGTGACGCATATTGTTCCCGTGTATGAATCTGTAGTGTTGAACCACTTGACCAGACGTTTGGATGTAGCTGGTAGGGATGTCACGaggaacttgatcaatttgttgttgcGTCGTGGATATGCCTTCAACAGAACTGCAGACTTTGAGACTGTTCGCCagatcaaagaaaagttgtGTTATGTCTCTTACGATTTGGCTTTGGATACAAAACTTTCACTGGAAACAACCACATTGGTTGACTCGTACGAATTGCCTGATGGTCGTGTCATCAAGGTTGGTTCAGAAAGATTTGAAGCTCCAGAATGCTTGTTCCAGCCTCATTTGGTGGATGTAGAACAGCCTGGTGTAGGCGAAACATTGTTCAACACCATCCAGAGCGCCGATGTAGATGTTAGATCGTCTCTTTTCAAAGCCATTGTGTTGTCTGGTGGCTCCTCCATGTACCCAGGCTTACCTTCTAGATTGGAAAAGGAATTAAAGCAATTGTGGTTGACCAAGGTTTTAAAGGGAGACGCAACTAGATTGAGTAAGTTCAAGGTCAGAATCGAAGACcctccaagaagaaggcataTGGTCTTTATTGGTGGTGCCGTTTTGGCCAACATCATGGCTGATAAGGACCACATGTGGATCTCCAAGCAAGAGTGGGAAGAACAGGGTCCACGGATCTTAGAGAAATTAGGTCCTCGTTAA
- the MPS1 gene encoding Protein kinase (protein threonine/tyrosine kinase~go_function protein kinase activity; ATP binding~go_process protein amino acid phosphorylation) — protein sequence MSFRTRASPTARESPSGLIRSNQSHKRQFANDDDNTFLPPALSSYSIALLNDRTKNSPSTTTSNVTGIYELDFPESAKRVDQLKNRLSVHFKESLPTSSLHLQTDNDIISNGNDIKSNRDQSVGYISINSSKIQTNTSFHESNQPISSHSSFNNYSAHTHNTSVDEDLMNDGSSSPHTSASRTPATTPGSNTSNPGVVNSASRPAVHTIKRMRGARRFGRVLGPPQRASRISDIQDKIDLDTNSNNAGIEHSNEKEIDLDMEIEVGRSTPPVFSLGEFSPKVKRHTQPTHLLNSNVKSDSNLNSMSNSTSNTTLKSNDSIHMDLDFSSKEKGEELRRRIEERKALNELEMNYQRLRGSSNKDRKIEEVIYDFPQDRNSNIDMINEKVPDRQENIASKRISDLFENIQQENMDDIPARGKKAAAISERKPLSNVEVNTFAVSNNFENFRKPKLPRTSSERPSSSIGPDEQKKKKSIIINGNHYEKLELLGRGGTSKVYKVKAIANNRLYAIKKVTFDQFDEACVKGFKGEIDLLLKLKHADRVVKLIDHAVCEGSIYLVMECGDLDLAHVLQNKLSMHKELDLNFVKYHAIEILNCVKAVHQSGIVHSDLKPANFLFVRGILKIIDFGIANAVPDHTANIYRESQIGTPNYMAPEAWVEVSQTFPGLPITDQNNSKQRNTWKVGKPSDVWSCGCMIYQMIYGKPPYGAYSGNQRVMAIMNPQVKIQFGTKGLGGVAVPTSAIELMQNCLARNPNERWTIEQCLNSDFLSPKIVSESFVRDLVHSAVNYGYNKRINGGGPMTTDVYDALVDSVLKQIENLNYG from the exons ATGTCGTTCCGAACCAGAGCATCGCCGACAGCGAGAGAATCGCCTTCAGGCCTCATACGATCCAACCAGAGCCATAAACGACAGTTTGCCAACGATGACGACAATACGTTTCTTCCACCAGCATTGAGTTCATACAGTATAGCTTTGTTGAACGATAGAACAAAGAATCTGCCGTCAACTACCACTTCTAACGTGACTGGAATTTATGAGTTGGATTTTCCGGAACTGGCCAAACGAGTCGACCAGCTCAAAAACCGACTTTCTGTACACTTCAAAGAGTCGCTACCTACTTCCTCTTTGCATCTACAGACAGACAACGATATAATACTGAATGGAAATGATATAAAACTGAATAGAGATCAACTGGTAGGATATATTTCTATCAACAGCTCAAAAATCCAGACGAATACCTCTTTCCACGAATCAAACCAGCCTATCTCGTCACACAGTTCGTTCAATAACTACAGCGCTCATACCCATAACACGTCTGTGGATGAAGATCTAATGAACGATGGTTCTTCCTCACCACATACCTCGGCTTCCAGAACACCTGCCACTACTCCGGGAAGCAATACCAGCAATCCCGGAGTCGTCAACTCTGCTTCGAGGCCAGCAGTGCATACTATTAAGAGAATGAGAGGAGCAAGAAGGTTTGGAAGAGTCTTGGGTCCTCCTCAGAGGGCCTCTAGAATCAGTGATATACAAGATAAGATAGATCTCGATACGAATAGTAATAATGCCGGCATTGAACACAGTAACGAGAAAGAAATCGACTTGGATATGGAAATAGAAGTCGGCAGAAGCACACCACCAGTGTTTTCTTTGGGCGAGTTTTCGCCCAAAGTCAAGCGTCATACTCAGCCGACGCATTTATTAAACTCTAATGTTAAGTCAGATCTGAATTTAAACTCCATGTCAAATTCTACGTCAAATACAACTTTAAAGTCCAATGATAGCATCCATATGGACCTTGATTTCTCGTCCAAGGAGAAAGGTGAAGAGTTGCGCCGTCGtatagaagaaagaaaggcattgaatgaattggaaatgAACTATCAGAGGTTGAGAGGTTCTTCTAATAAGGACCGCaagatagaagaagttaTCTATGATTTTCCTCAGGATAGAAACAGTAATATTGACATGATTAACGAAAAAGTACCAGACAGGCAAGAAAACATAGCGTCCAAACGCATTCTGGACCTCTTCGAAAAcatacaacaagaaaatatGGACGATATCCCAGCAAGAGGAAAGAAAGCAGCAGCCATTTCGGAAAGAAAGCCCTTGTCAAACGTTGAAGTTAATACGTTCGCTGTCTCCAACAATTTCGAAAATTTCAGGAAACCAAAATTACCCAGAACATCCAGTGAA CGcccttcttcatcaatagGACCAGATGagcagaaaaagaagaagtccatCATTATTAATGGCAACCATTACGAGAAGTTAGAGTTACTCGGTAGAGGTGGAACTTCTAAGGTATACAAAGTAAAGGCTATAGCCAACAACAGATTGTACGCAATTAAGAAAGTGACATTTGACCAGTTTGACGAGGCTTGTGTAAAAGGATTCAAAGGCGAAATCGACTTACTTTTGAAGCTCAAGCATGCTGATAGGGTAGTCAAGTTAATAGACCATGCTGTTTGTGAAGGATCGATATACTTGGTAATGGAATGTGGAGATCTTGATCTTGCTCATGTATTGCAGAATAAACTAAGCATGCACAAGGAGTTGGATTTGAATTTTGTGAAGTATCACGCTATTGAAATCTTAAACTGTGTGAAAGCTGTTCATCAATCTGGAATTGTTCATAGTGACTTGAAGCCAGCCAACTTTCTATTCGTAAGAGGAATACTCAAGATCATTGATTTTGGAATTGCAAATGCTGTACCTGATCACACTGCCAACATCTATCGTGAGTCTCAGATTGGAACGCCTAATTACATGGCACCAGAAGCTTGGGTAGAAGTAAGCCAGACATTTCCTGGATTGCCTATTACTGACCAGAACAACTCGAAACAGAGAAATACATGGAAAGTAGGAAAGCCATCAGATGTTTGGTCGTGTGGCTGTATGATCTACCAAATGATTTATGGAAAACCTCCATATGGAGCGTATTCTGGAAATCAACGAGTCATGGCCATCATGAACCCACAAGTCAAGATTCAGTTTGGAACCAAGGGACTCGGAGGAGTAGCTGTACCCACCAGTGCCATTGAGCTTATGCAAAACTGTTTGGCACGAAACCCCAACGAACGTTGGACTATTGAACAATGTTTGAATAGTGACTTCTTGAGCCCCAAAATTGTAAGTGAGAGTTTTGTGAGAGATTTGGTTCACCTGGCAGTGAACTATGGCTACAACAAAAGAATAAATGGAGGAGGTCCCATGACCACCGATGTTTACGATGCATTAGTTGATTCTGTTTTAAAGCAGattgaaaacttgaattATGGATAG
- a CDS encoding putative alcohol acetyltransferase — translation MKHERKPTFYERLQICRNVENTYSNFNITATYSEVVEPNVLSHALRNFLLKNPTFTTNFFREEHSEDDAKENGNNYTVKTVQLIRYTDVVEHRNISGTLDGNLLKSFNEVRFDLNVNTPPWRIIISEAKNKIYYTLAVDHILGDANGSCNFHQDLLNEVAKLLKSKAQLQQLDILLDYSKDAEVLAPLCPTTTDLVDLFTPSSLFTVVAIAKELFLPNFAKKLLDKYIYGYDFDTYPLFTNRGLQVPTKVNYRIINISAEELENLLQFLRSKGTTFTPYFAAVASKTLQEVVFPHFHKNQCSTKLLTVLDGRRYYPDLQNELRYNYVVGFSEVILRPIPSSSGYEAVAESTASIAQRMKEDIDSKVGFKTIGLLSYVNIWDYIRSKIGSLDARVTMEVSNIGNKPIGNEEIEVLDLWFSQDIGVSGHFVYSAVGTPSGGINVVIASLDDVENTVDPNTDVKVMDTFAKKLTTELKHYN, via the coding sequence ATGAAACACGAACGTAAACCAACCTTCTACGAGAGGCTCCAGATCTGCCGGAATGTTGAAAACACGtattccaacttcaacataACTGCCACTTACAGCGAAGTAGTAGAACCAAATGTCCTTTCTCATGCCTTGAGAAactttttgttgaagaatccTACTTTTACTACTAACTTCTTTAGAGAAGAACATAGTGAAGATGATGCCAAAGAGAATGGAAACAATTACACTGTAAAAACGGTGCAATTAATACGCTATACGGATGTAGTTGAGCACAGGAATATCTCAGGAACTTTGGATGgtaatttgttgaaaagcTTCAATGAAGTCAGGTTCGACTTGAATGTGAACACGCCTCCTTGGAGAATCATTATTTCTGAGGCCAAGAATAAAATTTACTATACCCTTGCTGTAGACCACATCTTGGGGGATGCAAATGGTTCATGTAACTTTCATCAGGATTTGCTTAACgaggttgcaaaattgttgaagtcaaaaGCCCAGCTTCAACAGTTGGATATCTTGTTGGACTACTCTAAGGATGCAGAAGTACTTGCTCCATTATGTCCAACAACCACAGACTTGGTGGATCTTTTCACTCCGTCGCTGTTGTTCACAGTAGTAGCAATAGCAAAGGAGTTGTTTCTTCCCAACTTTGCTAAGAAATTATTAGACAAATACATATATGGCTATGATTTCGATACATATCCCTTGTTTACCAACAGAGGGCTTCAAGTTCCAACGAAGGTGAACTACAGAATCATAAATATCTCCGCTGAGGAATTGGAGAATTTGCTTCAGTTTCTCCGCTCAAAAGGGACAACGTTCACTCCATACTTTGCTGCTGTGGCTTCGAAAACGTTGCAAGAAGTTGTATTTCCACATTTCCACAAAAACCAGTGCTCTACAAAGCTACTCACTGTGTTGGATGGTCGTCGGTATTATCCAGATCTACAGAATGAATTGCGATACAACTACGTTGTTGGATTCAGTGAAGTGATCCTTAGGCCAATACCTTCTAGCCTGGGATACGAAGCAGTTGCTGAATCAACGGCTAGCATTGCGCAAAGGATGAAAGAAGATATTGATTCCAAAGTAGGATTCAAGACTATTGGGCTATTGTCATATGTGAATATCTGGGATTACATCCGCTCTAAGATTGGAAGTTTAGATGCTAGAGTTACAATGGAAGTTTCCAACATTGGGAACAAACCAATTGGCaatgaagagattgaagttcttgatctttgGTTCAGTCAGGACATTGGAGTTTCAGGACATTTTGTTTACTCGGCAGTAGGAACTCCTTCTGGTGGTATAAATGTCGTAATTGCAAGTCTTGACGACGTCGAAAATACTGTAGATCCCAATACTGATGTCAAAGTAATGGACACGTTTGCGAAAAAGTTAACAACTGAATTGAAACACTACAATTAA
- a CDS encoding multicopy suppressor of clathrin deficiency, whose translation VPLSLTAQELTLQESKTYMRWYSDILARTNSRTITMVDVFNFLVNFRITQAIKEKISKIFSKIVYSINIGEFFALLRLISHTLSGEEPSRRLIKVKAPVPTPPSIFINSSNNIENDVSSSRNGDTPHENKPLDLDSFTQFLLTGERPGEVPKKKRSKKLKSVKFSDQIVTDIHDDFMASPLPSPSPSLDYSLPMDQLLDRMKQGSAPQQQQQQVDEDEQEVLKEMESQINHFQNLHNVDTASIGGVPSSIHFHDGNSSEHLLRPNMTGPAQMARMFSPSPEPELLKPNMTGPVQMAQLYNRRQDDDLSPAVGVTNPTDMARMFAPSAQDSTSAQIASSEVPRISLQSFTSQMTGNTLANTQQNGQIRDTSSPRPPSNSFSSGRPIPPPPVPPPPPPSRRRGPSISSPQPPPLPPKVTAGQTNEDNSNNYNNDYNSYNSNYGNIANPAPTVTFNNYNNGSNNDTSFYNNQEASDSTANILDDLKALQAEVDKIRDMTGGF comes from the exons GTCCCACTTTCGCTCACGGCACAAGAGCTTACGCTCCAGGAGTCCAAGACGTACATGCGCTGGTACAGTGACATTCTAGCCCGAACCAACAGCAGAACTATCACCATGGTTGACgttttcaactttctcGTCAACTTTCGTATTACACAAGCTATCAAGGAGAAGATTTCTAAGatctttctgaagatcGTCTACTCCATCAACATCGGCGAATTCTTTGCTTTGCTCCGTTTGATCAGTCACACTCTTTCAGGTGAAGAGCCAAGCCGCCGTTTGATCAAGGTCAAAGCACCGGTTCCCACTCCGCCATCTATCTT CATTAACAGCAGTAATAACATAGAAAATGATGTCTCGTCTTCTAGAAATGGTGACACTCCTCACGAGAACAAACCTCTTGATCTCGACTCTTTCACCCAATTCTTGCTTACAGGTGAAAGACCAGGCGAAGTGCCCAAAAAGAAACGGTccaaaaagttgaaatctGTGAAATTCTCAGACCAGATAGTCACGGATATCCACGATGACTTCATGGCCTCTCCCTTACCGTCGCCGCTGCCTCTGTTGGACTATTCATTGCCGATGGACCAGCTACTTGACCGAATGAAACAAGGATCTGCTccacagcaacagcaacagcaggTAGACGAAGATGAGCAGGAGGTATTGAAAGAGATGGAGTCACAAATCAACCATTTCCAAAACTTGCATAATGTAGACACGGCCCTGATTGGGGGAGTACCGCTGAGTATCCATTTCCATGACGGGAACTCGTCGGAACACTTGCTTCGTCCTAACATGACCGGTCCGGCTCAGATGGCACGGATGTTTAGCCCTTCTCCAGAACCGGAATTACTCAAGCCTAACATGACTGGACCCGTCCAGATGGCTCAATTGTACAATAGAAGACAAGACGACGATTTGTCGCCCGCAGTGGGCGTAACCAACCCAACAGATATGGCACGGATGTTTGCTCCTTCGGCCCAAGATCTGACTCTGGCTCAAATCGCGTCTCTGGAGGTGCCCAGAATATCGCTTCAGTCGTTCACTAGTCAGATGACAGGAAACACACTAGCCAACACCCAGCAGAACGGACAAATCAGAgacacttcttctcctaGACCACCCTCTaactctttttcttcaggTAGACCCATTCCACCTCCGCCG GTtccacctccacctcccccttccagaagaagagggCCTTCCATTTCTAGTCCGCAACCACCGCCCCTTCCACCTAAAGTAACTGCTGGTCAGACGAATGAAGACAATAGTAACAACTACAATAACGATTACAATAGTTACAATAGCAACTATGGCAACATTGCCAATCCGGCACCGACTGTTACGTTcaacaactacaataaTGGTAGCAATAACGACACGTCGTTCTACAATAACCAGGAAGCCAGTGACAGCACTGCCAATATCTTGGACGACCTTAAGGCTTTACAAGCAGAAGTAGATAAGATTAGAGATATGACAGGAGGGTTttga
- the STM1 gene encoding Stomatin-like protein 3 (Prohibitins and stomatins of the PID superfamily) yields the protein MSASVTSFEPDSYKQTIKSQPAIKPEMVLKNFARSYDTPPFNSYQRFISSMGTLFGSCGIFCFVCSNPYKEVQQGEVGLVQTFGALSRTVEPGLSYVNTWSEKLTRVSIKINIREIPAQKCFTRDNVSVIITSVVYYNIIDPQKAIYSIANIHDAIVERTQTTLRDVIGGRTLQEVVEKREEIAESIEHVIAKTAFDWGVNIESILIKDLTLPDKVQSSLSMAAEAKRIGEGKIINAKAEVESAKLMRKAADILASKPAMQIRYLDALQNMAKSPGTRVIFMPSSQEVERLASSNVDYAPSNGKEKHADLDEDSEWAGNDNSNKRMIETVALQEAMHTGH from the coding sequence atgTCTGCTTCCGTCACTTCTTTTGAGCCAGACTCGTACAAACAGACCATTAAGTCCCAGCCGGCTATTAAGCCTGAAATGGTGCTTAAAAACTTTGCCCGTTCCTACGACACTCCACCATTCAATAGCTACCAAAGGTTTATTTCCTCTATGGGAACGCTTTTTGGTTCCTGTGGTATTTTCTGTTTCGTGTGCTCGAACCCATATAAGGAAGTCCAGCAGGGTGAGGTCGGTTTGGTTCAGACTTTTGGTGCTTTGTCGAGAACTGTTGAGCCAGGTTTGTCTTATGTCAATACTTGGTCCGAGAAGTTAACCAGAGTTTCCATCAAGATTAATATCCGTGAAATTCCTGCCCAAAAGTGTTTCACTAGGGACAATGTCTCGGTAATTATTACCTCTGTTGTCTACTACAATATTATTGATCCACAAAAGGCCATCTACTCCATTGCCAATATCCACGATGctattgttgaaagaacTCAAACCACACTTAGAGACGTCATTGGTGGAAGAACTTTGCaggaagttgttgaaaagagaGAGGAAATCGCCGAGTCTATCGAGCACGTAATCGCCAAAACTGCTTTCGACTGGGGTGTGAATATTGAATCgatcttgatcaaggacTTGACTTTGCCGGACAAGGTCCAGAGCTCGCTTTCTATGGCCGCAGAAGCTAAGAGAATCGGTGAAGGTAAGATTATCAACGCTAAggctgaagttgaaagtgccaagttgatgagaAAGGCAGCCGATATCTTGGCTTCAAAGCCTGCTATGCAAATCAGATATTTGGACGCTTTGCAGAACATGGCCAAATCACCTGGTACCAGAGTTATCTTTATGCCTTCATCTCAggaagttgaaagattaGCCTCCTCCAACGTCGACTACGCCCCAAGCAATGGAAAGGAAAAGCACGCTGACTTAGATGAAGATAGCGAATGGGCTGGTAAtgacaacagcaacaagCGTATGATCGAAACTGTGGCTTTGCAAGAAGCCATGCACACGGGACACTGA